The nucleotide window TGTAGCATTACAAAAATACTTAAGGAAGGCAACATCTTCAACAAAAGCTTTTCAGGTTTTGGATATGAATGAACAAAAGATGTTGAATACAATACGTTTTGTCAAATCtttacaaaggaaaaaaaaaaattcctgccTAGTATTATAACTTCAATTACTGTGGTTTGGAATGTCAATTTGCACTGACATTTGAGCCAACTGTGAAATAAAGGCCCtgcaaatacatacatacagaccATTCCCTGCACATCAAAGTACAAACACAAAGAACCAATGAACTGATCAAACActacaatttttaaaatcagaGACAAATTAAGTTAAGCAAATGTACACATTTCAACCACGCCTACCTCTCAATTTCCATTTTTCAAGCAGGGGGAAAATCTGAACACAAGAGCTGGTCCAAAGCCAGTTGCATTATCAATACAACAAGCACCAACAAGATCCAAGTTTTGTTGTCCATCTTCATTCTTCTGTGGTTGAGCTTGGCCACCGCTTTAACGTGGGGTTTAATTTtggggtggtggaggtggaggagctgGGGGCATACCGAAAGGGGGCATCCCTGGGATCCCCATCATGGTGACAAAGTTTGGATCCATAGGTGGAGGTGGGGGAGGCGGGGCGTACATCATACCTGCTGAGCCTGGAggtgggggaggaggagggggaggggcaccAGGGGGCAGAGGGGGTTGAACTCCAGGGGGAGGGGGTACCATAGAGGGGTTGCCCATGGGAGGTGGGGGCTGTGCTGCGGATGCAGCTGAAGGCTGGGGTTGCTGCCAGGGAGGCAGGTTTCCTGTGGCTGGAGTTGATGTGGTAGTGGTATCtgcaacaatgaaaaacggGAATGCAACATAAACAGGATGAATACTTCGTGTACTTTCACTGCAGGAAAAAGGTGCGGGGCCCACAGCGACCAAATAAAGGATACTGGTGTGTTCAGAACAAATTTATATGTAAAAGCACCAAGATTTCCATGTACAGAACACGGCCTTTTACAGATATTACCATACACTTACTCTGTTGCCATGGTAGCTGTGCACTGGTGGCCATGCTGCTGGTTGGTGGAGGGGGAGGAGCCTGCTGTTGCCATGGTGGCAGAGGTCCTGATGGTGGCGGAGGTGGTTGACTGctgggaggaggtggaggaggtggcaTCATACCCATTGGTGGTGGCATCAAACCTGGAGGgacaattttaaaaaaaggtgcCTCCTGAAATTAATCTGAACACTCAGTAACATACTACACTTACAGAAGTGCTGCTGCTTCTTTTACTTTACTTACCCATTGGGTGTCCAGGAGGAGCTGGGCCCTGGCCCATCGGGGGAGGTGGTGGCTGCATCCATGGTGGGGGCATGCCATTTGGATTGGGGGGCATTGGTGGCCCACCCATATTGGGCATGGGAGGAGGAAAGTTGTGTGGGCCTCCATGACCACCTGGACCACCATGCATGTTATGGAAGCTCCTGTTATCAGAGGGGCCAGAATTCATCCAGGGAGGACGTGTCTGAGAAGAGAGGGACGGtttaaaacagtgaataaagttTCAGCATTGTAGACGTGCAGAACCCTGgtgaatttactgaaaacaatcTCAGAGTTTATGGTAAAACAGAAGCAGGGGTACCACTTTATACAccttttaaatgtgtattcTTGTTCTAAAGTGGTTTACaatgtgtttattaatggttaagGCATagttcattattgtaatcactaTTTGATTACTATTACATCACTATTTGCATGATGGAAACTAGGTTGACATGTTTAGGAAGCGCCAGTGTCTGCAAATGAGTGTAAAGGCAAACTGGCTCAGTCCTGGATTTCTAGTCTTTCTCcgtctctctgctcatggcagaggcatctggagtatttttttacaacggagagaactccaaatgttgaaaagcatgaaccaaattGAGGATACAGCTGCATTACCCCTTTACCCTCAAAATTgtgccgttccaccttaaaaagacacATAGCCTCAGAATGTAAACAAGCAGAGAGCACTACGACTGCCCACAACCGTAGACGTTCCTTAAGTCATTAATgatcatttataacacagacAAAGTACAACAGTGAcctgctgtttgccaaataTCAAACCCACATCTATCTTCAGTTAAACCTCTGATCTCTGGATACTTACCTTACtctgtcttctccatcagttgaaattaaccctgtcagcttcagcacatatttgtaaatgtttaaaggctaagcagcagctctatgaaagtgtcaaacaaataaatacagtggaatttgagttcctaacttgtgtttattgatagtcagaaaacattatTTCTTACCAATTCAATGaataaaggtttaaaagacctGGAATTAGATGCTGTAGGCTTTCTAATTTAAGCTTTGCACTCACTGGAGGTGGCTGGTTGTTACTGGGCCCAGTTCCTCGAGGGCCGCTGGGTTGGGTGGTATTGTGCCCACCGCTGGAGGCAGGAACCGGAGCCTCTCCAAGTTCAGCCATTAGAGAAAGATACTCTTTATCCATACGTGCTTTATCCTGAGCTGACTGTGGTGGCTCACCTTGCCTCTGGGGATAAGAGCTACAATAAAAAGgtggttattatttttatttgcccTCTGGAAAACACCAGTGCTGTCAGATGTGTCAGTACTTtgtagaaaacaaaaacagaattcaCCCTCAGACACTGTCAGTTACCTGGTGAATTTGCAGTCTGAGGCAATGTGTCCAGCTCCTCCACATTTTGTGCACAGGGTTGTGTTGGTGATGCTGCGAGGCTCAGAACTTTGCCACGGGCGCAGAATCCTATGAGAAAAATTCAGCACATTTAAAAGCCCAAACCTTAAAAACCTGACACTTTCTTTTGCACCTTTCACAAGTTTACAGACGTGAACAAAGACAGAAGGCACAGCCTCTGATCTGTCTGCAAAGTTGCATAATTTATTTGACAAATGTCCTCCATTACAGCG belongs to Hoplias malabaricus isolate fHopMal1 chromosome 9, fHopMal1.hap1, whole genome shotgun sequence and includes:
- the sf1 gene encoding splicing factor 1 — encoded protein: MATGANATPLGKLHPSIGAKRGFDAGPGSGLMAAPGPAVSFPLQNFQQHPMPSVSLPQFAGVPAPTFANPTSAGLPSQGGDVGQKKRKKSRWSSETPDQKTVIPGMPTVIPPGLTREQERAYIVQLQIEDLTRKLRTGDLGIPVNPEDRSPSPEPIYNSEGKRLNTREYRTRKKLEEERHSLITEMVGLNPEFKPPADYKPPATRVSDKVMIPQDEYPEINFVGLLIGPRGNTLKNIEKECCAKIMIRGKGSVKEGKVGRKDGQMLPGEDEPLHALVTANTMENVKKAVEQIRNILKQGIETPEDQNDLRKMQLRELARLNGTLREDDNRILRPWQSSEPRSITNTTLCTKCGGAGHIASDCKFTSSYPQRQGEPPQSAQDKARMDKEYLSLMAELGEAPVPASSGGHNTTQPSGPRGTGPSNNQPPPTRPPWMNSGPSDNRSFHNMHGGPGGHGGPHNFPPPMPNMGGPPMPPNPNGMPPPWMQPPPPPMGQGPAPPGHPMGLMPPPMGMMPPPPPPPSSQPPPPPSGPLPPWQQQAPPPPPTSSMATSAQLPWQQNTTTTSTPATGNLPPWQQPQPSAASAAQPPPPMGNPSMVPPPPGVQPPLPPGAPPPPPPPPPGSAGMMYAPPPPPPPMDPNFVTMMGIPGMPPFGMPPAPPPPPPQN